The Salicibibacter halophilus DNA window TAAAAGGGTTTGCCACCCATCTAGACGGTTTGGCGACTACATTTTCGATCACCGGTGATGTCATCATGATCGGAAAAAAGAAAGCAGCCATGAAAAAAGCGTTTGATCAATTGAAGGCATCCGGCGGCGGATTATTTATTGAAAATGACCGGGAAGACCTTCGCTTTCAGCTTCCACTCCCTTACTTTGGGGTGATGGCTGACTTGTCTATGGAGGAAGTTATGGAAAGGCATGCAGCTTTCGTTCACATTTTGAAAGCATGCGGCTATCCTTATGACGATCCGTTGTATAGCATCTTTTTCTTTTCAGCAACTCATTTGCCTTATGTACGCACGACAGCAAAAGGGATTTATGACGTACACAAAAAAAGCGTTCTCTTTCCTACGATAATGCGTTAAAATAGAAAAGGGTGAAATCGGAGCGGCTATGCTCTGAAAAAGGATGATTGCAGGCGCCGGAGGTCGGTGAAGCCTTTTTACAGCAGTCGGTCTTGACCGGTGTGCGTTAAAACCATTAGAAAGGATGGAAAACCCTCTCTAATGGAAGTTTCACTTTATCTGTGAAAGAGAGGATTGCTATGCAAATTGATAAATTACGCGGCAAAGAAATGGATCAACTATTTCACGCGATATTATCTTTAAAAGATATCGAGGAATGCTATCAATTTTTTGATGATCTTTGCACGATTAACGAAGTACAATCACTCGCCCAGCGGCTGGAAGTGGCTCGTATGCTCCAGGCAGGGAAGACTTACCATAAAATTGAAGTGGAGACGGGAGCAAGCACAGCTACCATCAGCCGTGTGAAGCGTTGCCTCAATTACGGAAATGACAGTTATCAATTGGCGCTCAGCCGCGTACACGGCGAATAAATAAAGCCCCGGGCACAGCTATCCGTCTGCCCGGGGCTTTATTTATTCGCTATATAAGACTGTGGATGGAGGGCGTAGGCAAATGGACCAGTACGACGGAGCTTGTCTTTGCATAAAGTATAGGAATCCG harbors:
- a CDS encoding YerC/YecD family TrpR-related protein gives rise to the protein MQIDKLRGKEMDQLFHAILSLKDIEECYQFFDDLCTINEVQSLAQRLEVARMLQAGKTYHKIEVETGASTATISRVKRCLNYGNDSYQLALSRVHGE